The Labrenzia sp. CE80 genome window below encodes:
- a CDS encoding glutathione S-transferase N-terminal domain-containing protein, with amino-acid sequence MRPTIYNISGAPRGWRVLLGFAFKGLDAEVRTLNLAEKDHQKPDFLALNPRATVPVLRDGETILRDSVAILAWLDRAHPEHPLFGETPEEAAKIWQIAMECNDYLRHAANELLSRVFTSDGNVLDRDSDAFKGFEMAADLMHAECAYLEELLGDGRSFLAGETPSAADAIAFPEIRLVQRGIETKPALMSALGFGYPPDLYPLTAAWKDSLNAMPSVVSTLPGHWDEAPKPLSKSA; translated from the coding sequence ATGCGACCAACCATTTACAACATCAGTGGCGCTCCACGGGGCTGGCGAGTGCTGCTGGGTTTTGCCTTCAAGGGGCTCGATGCCGAAGTCCGAACCCTTAACCTTGCGGAAAAAGATCATCAAAAACCAGACTTTCTGGCGCTAAACCCGCGTGCCACCGTTCCAGTTCTACGAGACGGCGAGACCATCCTTCGCGACTCCGTCGCCATACTTGCCTGGCTTGATCGGGCCCACCCTGAACATCCGCTGTTTGGTGAGACCCCGGAGGAAGCCGCGAAGATCTGGCAGATCGCGATGGAGTGCAATGACTACCTGCGCCATGCGGCCAATGAGCTGCTCTCTCGCGTGTTTACGTCAGATGGCAATGTTCTTGATCGAGACAGCGATGCCTTCAAGGGCTTCGAAATGGCTGCGGATCTCATGCACGCGGAATGTGCCTATCTGGAAGAATTGCTTGGCGACGGGCGTTCCTTTCTGGCTGGCGAAACGCCAAGCGCTGCCGATGCCATCGCCTTTCCGGAAATCAGGCTGGTTCAGCGCGGCATCGAGACCAAGCCTGCACTGATGTCTGCCTTGGGCTTTGGCTACCCGCCCGATCTCTATCCGCTTACCGCGGCCTGGAAAGACAGTTTGAACGCCATGCCAAGCGTTGTTTCGACTTTGCCCGGTCATTGGGACGAAGCGCCCAAACCCCTGTCCAAATCCGCCTGA
- the metW gene encoding methionine biosynthesis protein MetW, giving the protein MTSVDPTVNDLPVRGDHRVVANLVPQGARVLDIGSSDGTLLMLLAKECGVDGRGIELSQDGVNKCVARGLSVIQGDADTDLADYPDKSFDVVVMSQTLQATRDPKGVMDELLRIGHQVIISIPNFAHWRNRLQLLFRGRMPVTKYLPFEWYDTPNIHFCSLRDFVELCKELDATVEKAVALSGRGNEIPVAAPWWVWNIIAEQAVFQLRRP; this is encoded by the coding sequence ATGACAAGCGTCGATCCCACGGTCAACGACCTTCCTGTGCGCGGTGACCACCGGGTTGTCGCAAATCTCGTACCCCAAGGCGCGCGCGTCCTGGACATAGGCTCCAGCGACGGCACTCTTTTGATGCTGCTTGCCAAGGAGTGTGGCGTGGACGGCCGGGGGATCGAACTCTCTCAGGACGGTGTGAACAAATGCGTCGCCCGAGGCCTTTCCGTGATCCAGGGTGATGCGGATACCGATCTGGCCGACTATCCAGACAAGTCCTTTGATGTCGTGGTGATGAGCCAGACCCTTCAGGCGACCCGGGATCCGAAAGGCGTCATGGACGAACTGCTACGCATCGGCCACCAGGTGATCATTTCGATCCCCAATTTCGCCCATTGGCGCAACCGCTTGCAGCTTTTGTTCCGGGGCCGCATGCCGGTGACCAAATACCTTCCCTTCGAATGGTACGACACACCGAACATCCACTTTTGTTCGCTGCGTGACTTTGTCGAACTGTGCAAGGAACTCGATGCAACGGTCGAAAAGGCCGTCGCACTCAGCGGCAGGGGCAATGAAATCCCGGTTGCCGCGCCTTGGTGGGTCTGGAACATCATCGCCGAGCAGGCAGTTTTCCAACTGCGGCGCCCCTAG
- a CDS encoding cupin domain-containing protein, producing the protein MPDTASLSADEVVKFLNMQPHPEGGFYVETFRDEITDETARAASTAIYFLLPEGVTSHWHKVDAVETWHWYAGSPLELSISPDGKTIERSVLGNNLIAGERPQGVVPRDGWQQARSLGAWTLVGCTVAPGFQFEGFEMAPEGWEPGR; encoded by the coding sequence ATGCCCGACACCGCTTCCCTGTCTGCCGACGAAGTCGTCAAGTTCCTCAACATGCAGCCACATCCCGAAGGAGGCTTCTACGTTGAGACCTTCCGCGATGAGATCACGGACGAAACAGCACGCGCAGCCTCAACTGCGATCTATTTCCTGCTGCCGGAAGGCGTGACCTCACACTGGCACAAGGTAGATGCGGTCGAGACCTGGCACTGGTACGCGGGCAGTCCTCTGGAGCTTTCCATCAGCCCCGACGGCAAAACGATCGAAAGAAGCGTTCTCGGCAACAATCTGATCGCGGGCGAACGCCCGCAGGGCGTCGTCCCACGAGACGGCTGGCAACAGGCCCGCTCACTCGGAGCCTGGACGCTCGTCGGCTGCACAGTCGCCCCGGGTTTTCAGTTTGAGGGATTTGAAATGGCGCCGGAAGGCTGGGAGCCGGGACGATAG
- a CDS encoding chorismate mutase codes for MSTTTDRETSLDGLRHRIDELDGQLHALLMERAQVGAGIAAARLASGAENVVFQPDREADLMRHLVERHDGVLPLATVEHLWRELISASLRLQGDFLLHLDGSADLLGMLDLARFHFGFSCELVPGADAADVVGSVAASDGDLGLIALQDRADLPWWRGLNIDGAEVIARLPFLVLDERPADMPALVIARSVAETVKRDTLVFDARWTGVLPGNLMNEGLEVVSFHRSASGVDALLAVSAQLSEDEIFKACADAGAEPDVLRLVGGYSAPIDVEGDADDDFDAAASEGLTE; via the coding sequence ATGAGCACCACTACCGACCGCGAAACATCGCTGGATGGTCTGCGTCACCGTATCGACGAGCTGGATGGCCAGTTGCATGCACTTCTTATGGAACGTGCGCAGGTCGGTGCCGGAATTGCCGCGGCGAGACTGGCCAGCGGCGCAGAGAACGTGGTTTTCCAGCCCGACCGGGAAGCCGATCTGATGCGCCACCTGGTGGAACGTCACGACGGTGTGCTGCCGCTGGCAACTGTTGAGCACCTCTGGAGGGAATTGATCTCGGCGTCACTGCGCTTGCAGGGTGATTTTCTGCTGCATTTGGATGGCAGCGCGGACCTTCTGGGAATGCTGGACCTTGCAAGGTTCCATTTCGGTTTTTCCTGTGAGCTAGTGCCGGGCGCCGATGCGGCTGATGTGGTTGGATCTGTCGCTGCTTCCGACGGCGATCTGGGACTGATCGCGCTTCAGGACCGTGCAGATCTTCCCTGGTGGCGTGGTCTCAACATTGATGGTGCCGAGGTTATCGCTCGTCTTCCCTTCCTGGTGCTGGACGAGCGGCCGGCGGACATGCCCGCCCTGGTGATTGCCCGGTCGGTTGCCGAAACAGTAAAGCGCGACACATTGGTCTTTGACGCGCGCTGGACCGGCGTTCTGCCAGGCAACCTGATGAATGAAGGTCTCGAGGTCGTCAGCTTCCATCGCTCCGCCAGTGGTGTTGACGCCTTGCTTGCAGTCTCGGCGCAGTTGAGCGAAGACGAAATCTTCAAGGCTTGCGCCGATGCAGGCGCCGAGCCGGATGTTTTGAGACTGGTTGGCGGTTATTCCGCCCCGATAGACGTTGAAGGCGATGCGGATGATGATTTTGATGCCGCCGCCTCTGAAGGATTGACTGAATGA
- a CDS encoding DUF2182 domain-containing protein — MTSIENLRPPRTAVASLLPVLLAASLALACWAFVLNGSGTGMSVWAMTRLNIPPVSSMEPMEHMWTRVYVVQMVGMWWGMMLAMMFLPIAIAFYRDRQSSGVRQTLAFLLGYSLVWLGFAVVATSLQWTLERAGLVHAFMMWSLSAELSCFLLAGAGVYQLSPAHEKHRSACRFATVSLQAGLTYGRSCMISSAPLMLLFFAGGIMNLVWMLGLTLFVCVERNLPNPGVFDRISGAGLIALGLWCLVGA; from the coding sequence ATGACAAGTATTGAGAACCTGCGGCCGCCGCGAACAGCGGTGGCCAGCCTTTTACCTGTCCTGCTTGCCGCCAGTCTTGCCCTTGCCTGCTGGGCCTTTGTTCTGAACGGCAGCGGGACGGGAATGTCCGTCTGGGCAATGACCCGCCTCAACATTCCGCCGGTGTCCTCGATGGAGCCGATGGAACACATGTGGACGCGGGTCTATGTGGTTCAGATGGTGGGCATGTGGTGGGGCATGATGCTGGCCATGATGTTTTTGCCGATCGCGATCGCGTTCTATCGCGACCGTCAGTCCTCTGGCGTCCGGCAAACGCTCGCCTTTCTCTTGGGTTATTCCCTGGTCTGGCTCGGGTTCGCAGTGGTCGCGACGAGCCTGCAATGGACCCTGGAACGTGCAGGACTGGTTCATGCTTTCATGATGTGGAGCCTGTCCGCCGAGCTTTCTTGTTTTTTGCTTGCTGGCGCTGGCGTCTATCAGCTGTCGCCGGCTCATGAGAAACATCGAAGCGCATGCAGGTTCGCGACGGTGTCGCTTCAGGCCGGACTGACGTACGGCCGATCCTGCATGATCAGCTCCGCGCCGTTGATGCTGTTGTTTTTTGCCGGCGGGATCATGAACCTGGTCTGGATGCTGGGACTGACTCTTTTTGTCTGCGTAGAACGCAACCTGCCGAACCCAGGGGTATTTGACCGGATTTCTGGCGCAGGTCTGATTGCACTGGGGCTCTGGTGTTTGGTTGGTGCGTGA
- the ftsY gene encoding signal recognition particle-docking protein FtsY → MSEKKRGFLGRLFGGKDDQPDIQQETATSQGEPDELADVASESEAETPAVPEPVAEADDTTFEDTETLVHPVADMSPVPDVLVAGEGPDLALAPVFQDPAPAQVSTDTAVEPKQSWFQKLKQGLSRSSSALTDGISSIFTKRKLDATMLEELEDILIQADLGVDTAMAITERLSEGRYDKEIEPEEVRAILSEEVEKVLEPVARPLDLNRGKSPHVVLMVGVNGTGKTTTIGKLSQKLASEGKTVMLAAGDTFRAAAVEQLKIWGQRTGAEVVARDTGADAAGLAFDAMKAAKEKGVDVLLIDTAGRLQNKTELMDELEKVIRVIKKLDPDAPHDVILTLDATTGQNALNQVEIFGKVAGVTGLVMTKLDGTARGGILVAIAAKNQLPVHFIGVGEGVEDLEPFSAKDFASAIAGLA, encoded by the coding sequence ATGAGCGAGAAAAAGCGCGGGTTCCTTGGGCGGTTGTTTGGCGGCAAGGACGACCAGCCGGATATCCAGCAAGAGACAGCAACGTCTCAGGGTGAGCCGGATGAGCTTGCTGACGTTGCCAGTGAGTCCGAGGCCGAAACCCCGGCCGTGCCGGAGCCGGTTGCTGAGGCCGATGATACAACGTTTGAGGACACGGAAACGTTGGTTCATCCGGTCGCGGATATGAGCCCGGTCCCGGACGTTCTGGTTGCCGGAGAAGGCCCTGACCTTGCCTTGGCCCCGGTCTTTCAAGATCCGGCCCCTGCGCAAGTCTCGACTGATACGGCGGTTGAGCCGAAGCAGTCCTGGTTCCAGAAGCTGAAGCAGGGTCTTTCGCGTTCATCCTCTGCCCTGACCGATGGCATCTCGTCCATCTTCACCAAGCGCAAGCTTGATGCGACGATGCTTGAGGAGCTGGAGGATATCCTGATCCAGGCGGATCTTGGCGTTGATACCGCGATGGCCATCACAGAGCGGTTGTCAGAAGGGCGCTACGACAAGGAAATCGAGCCTGAGGAAGTCCGCGCGATCCTGTCGGAGGAAGTCGAGAAGGTTCTGGAGCCGGTGGCTCGCCCGCTTGATCTCAACCGCGGGAAGTCTCCGCATGTGGTGCTTATGGTTGGCGTAAACGGCACCGGCAAGACCACCACAATCGGCAAGCTCTCCCAGAAGCTTGCTTCTGAAGGCAAGACGGTGATGCTGGCGGCCGGTGACACCTTCCGTGCAGCCGCAGTTGAGCAGCTGAAGATCTGGGGCCAGCGCACAGGCGCCGAGGTTGTTGCGCGTGATACAGGCGCTGATGCCGCGGGTCTGGCGTTTGACGCCATGAAAGCTGCCAAGGAAAAGGGCGTCGACGTTCTTCTGATCGACACTGCTGGCCGGCTTCAAAACAAGACCGAGTTGATGGATGAGCTGGAAAAAGTCATCCGCGTCATCAAGAAGCTCGATCCGGACGCTCCGCATGACGTCATCCTGACGCTGGATGCGACCACGGGCCAGAACGCGCTCAACCAGGTCGAGATCTTCGGCAAGGTGGCCGGTGTGACGGGCCTCGTGATGACCAAGCTCGACGGCACCGCCCGCGGCGGCATTCTCGTCGCCATTGCTGCAAAGAATCAGCTGCCGGTGCATTTCATTGGTGTCGGCGAAGGCGTTGAGGATCTGGAGCCCTTCTCCGCCAAGGACTTTGCATCCGCAATTGCAGGTTTGGCGTAG
- the gloB gene encoding hydroxyacylglutathione hydrolase: protein MSTSATAQVEIRQFPCLSDNFGVLIHDPDSGATIAIDVPDAAPYLAVLDETGWKLSHILITHHHWDHVQGLSELKEKTDAHVIGPERSRQKISGMDATVEDGDKVLTGPFEALALSTPGHTLDQISWYYPALKFAHTGDTLFSLGCGRLFEGDAEMMWASFDKLKRILPEDTVIYCGHEYTQSNAKFALTIDPDNTDLLERAKEVEALRANGKPTLPTTMAQELATNPFLRTDEPSIKAALGMADASDAAVFAEIRKRKDNA, encoded by the coding sequence ATGTCTACGTCCGCCACGGCACAAGTCGAGATCCGCCAGTTTCCCTGCCTTTCCGACAATTTCGGCGTGTTGATCCATGACCCGGACAGCGGAGCGACCATCGCCATCGACGTACCAGATGCCGCTCCCTATCTGGCGGTCCTCGATGAGACCGGTTGGAAACTCTCCCATATCCTGATCACGCATCATCACTGGGATCATGTTCAAGGTCTGTCGGAGTTGAAGGAAAAGACCGATGCCCATGTCATCGGGCCAGAACGCTCGCGCCAGAAGATCAGCGGCATGGACGCGACCGTCGAAGATGGCGACAAGGTTCTGACCGGGCCCTTTGAAGCGCTGGCGCTGTCAACGCCCGGCCACACGCTCGACCAGATTTCCTGGTACTATCCGGCGCTCAAGTTTGCACACACAGGTGACACGCTGTTTTCCCTTGGTTGCGGACGTCTGTTTGAGGGCGATGCGGAAATGATGTGGGCCTCTTTCGACAAGCTGAAGCGGATCCTGCCGGAGGACACAGTCATTTACTGCGGTCATGAATACACTCAGTCGAACGCCAAATTCGCTCTGACGATCGATCCGGACAACACAGACCTCCTCGAGCGTGCCAAAGAGGTCGAAGCCCTGCGCGCCAATGGCAAGCCAACCTTACCGACCACAATGGCGCAGGAGCTGGCCACGAACCCCTTCCTGCGGACCGATGAACCTTCCATCAAGGCAGCCCTCGGCATGGCCGATGCTTCCGACGCTGCGGTCTTCGCGGAAATCCGTAAGCGTAAAGACAACGCATGA
- the hisC gene encoding histidinol-phosphate transaminase → MTDASISAVAGETSKRPLPRPGILDIAAYVPGKSKGSKGVTLHKLSSNETPLGASEKAIAAVANVAEHLELYPDGSSSALREAIGEVYGLNADRIICGAGSDEILSLLAYTYLGPGDEAIYSEHGFLVYDIAIRAAGATPVVAPEKNLTTDVDAILERVTKRTKVVFIANPNNPTGTYLPFEEVRRLHEKLPANVLLVLDAAYAEYVRKNDYESGMELAATAENVVMTRTFSKIYGLASLRLGWGFGPAHIMDAMNRIRGPFNVNGPAIAAGIAAVRDKAFLERAVDHNETWLPWVTAELEKLGLSVTPSVGNFVLIHFPDVERKRAKDADAFLLDRGCVLRLVGNYGLPNSLRMSIGSEEANKTVVSALAEFLG, encoded by the coding sequence ATGACCGATGCATCGATTTCTGCGGTTGCCGGCGAGACCTCGAAGCGACCGCTGCCCCGTCCCGGAATTCTTGATATTGCCGCTTATGTGCCAGGCAAGTCCAAGGGCTCCAAAGGTGTGACGCTTCACAAGCTGTCGTCCAACGAGACGCCGCTGGGTGCGAGTGAAAAAGCCATCGCTGCAGTTGCCAATGTCGCCGAGCACTTGGAGCTTTATCCGGATGGCTCATCTTCGGCCTTGCGAGAGGCCATCGGCGAAGTCTATGGCCTGAACGCTGACCGGATCATCTGTGGTGCAGGTTCGGACGAGATCCTCAGTCTGCTCGCCTATACCTATCTGGGCCCAGGCGATGAAGCGATTTATTCGGAGCACGGCTTTCTGGTCTATGACATTGCAATCCGTGCGGCCGGAGCAACGCCTGTGGTGGCGCCGGAAAAGAACCTGACGACCGATGTCGACGCTATTTTGGAGCGTGTGACGAAGCGCACGAAGGTTGTTTTCATCGCCAATCCTAACAACCCGACCGGTACCTATTTGCCGTTTGAGGAAGTGCGCCGCCTGCATGAGAAACTGCCCGCCAACGTGCTGCTGGTGCTTGACGCAGCCTATGCGGAATACGTCCGCAAGAACGACTACGAGAGCGGCATGGAACTGGCCGCCACTGCTGAAAACGTGGTGATGACCCGTACGTTCTCCAAAATCTACGGGCTTGCCAGTTTGCGTCTGGGCTGGGGTTTTGGCCCTGCGCACATCATGGATGCCATGAACCGCATCCGGGGGCCTTTCAATGTCAACGGTCCTGCCATTGCGGCCGGGATTGCTGCTGTGCGTGACAAGGCCTTTCTTGAACGCGCTGTTGATCACAATGAGACCTGGTTGCCCTGGGTAACGGCAGAGCTTGAAAAGCTCGGTCTGTCGGTCACGCCAAGTGTTGGCAATTTCGTCCTGATCCACTTTCCGGACGTTGAGCGCAAACGGGCGAAAGACGCCGATGCGTTCCTTCTTGATCGTGGCTGCGTTCTACGGCTGGTCGGCAACTATGGCCTGCCGAATTCCCTTCGCATGTCGATCGGTTCGGAAGAGGCCAACAAGACCGTCGTCTCCGCCCTTGCCGAGTTTCTTGGATAA
- a CDS encoding thioredoxin family protein, which translates to MQTNIATREDWLKARLALLGRERALTKLKDEVSAARRDLPWVKVEKDYIFETEDGQKSLSQLFGQRSQLIVYHFMFGRDWEEGCKSCSFWADSYEGLAPHLAARDIAFTAISSGPLARLLAFKKRMGWSFDWVSSSENSFNHDLDVGFDEGRPKDLSRAYNFGLMPDAFMDEMHGTSVFAKDEDGVVYHTYSTYGRGLDATNAAYAYIDLTPKGRNEPSEGNPMAWLRHHDKY; encoded by the coding sequence ATGCAAACGAACATCGCAACACGCGAAGACTGGCTGAAAGCGCGGCTTGCGCTTTTGGGCCGAGAAAGAGCCCTTACCAAACTGAAAGACGAAGTTTCTGCTGCGCGCCGCGATCTGCCGTGGGTGAAGGTCGAGAAGGATTACATCTTTGAGACCGAAGACGGGCAAAAGAGCCTTTCGCAGCTGTTCGGGCAGCGCTCGCAGCTGATCGTCTATCACTTCATGTTTGGCCGAGACTGGGAGGAAGGTTGCAAGAGCTGTTCGTTCTGGGCCGATTCCTACGAGGGACTTGCCCCTCATCTGGCTGCGCGGGATATTGCCTTTACCGCAATTTCCTCGGGGCCGCTTGCCCGGCTTTTGGCCTTCAAAAAGCGCATGGGATGGAGTTTTGACTGGGTGTCCTCAAGCGAGAACAGTTTCAACCACGACCTTGATGTTGGTTTTGACGAGGGACGGCCGAAAGACCTGTCACGGGCCTATAATTTCGGTCTGATGCCGGATGCCTTCATGGATGAAATGCATGGAACCAGCGTCTTTGCCAAGGACGAGGATGGCGTTGTTTATCACACCTATTCCACCTACGGGCGCGGCCTCGATGCGACGAACGCTGCCTATGCCTATATCGATCTGACGCCAAAGGGTCGCAACGAACCGAGTGAAGGCAACCCGATGGCCTGGCTTCGTCATCATGACAAGTATTGA
- a CDS encoding homoserine O-acetyltransferase: protein MAEETSATDPANIPLVEVDRPSSKLAEFSASEPLELDAGTELAPWQIAYETYGELNAEKTNAVLICHALTGDQYVASSNPITGKPGWWTRMVGPGRPIDTDRYFVICANVLGGCLGTTGPATTNPATDAPYGLKMPVVTIRDMVRAQARLIDRLGIDTLFAVVGGSMGGMQVLQWAASYPERVFAAVPIAAGARHSSQNIAFHEVGRQAIMADPDWCGGVYIAAGKRPTKGLSVARMAAHITYMSDESLHQKFGRNLQDRDDLTFGFDADFQIESYLRHQGMTFVDRFDANSYLYVTRAMDYFDLAAEFGSLPAAFKDSKTRFCVMSFTSDWLFPTSESRAVVKALNAAAANVSFVEIDSDRGHDAFLLDVPEMFSTIRGFITGAANARGIPAPGGSD, encoded by the coding sequence ATGGCCGAAGAGACCTCCGCGACAGATCCTGCAAACATCCCATTGGTTGAAGTAGACCGACCGAGCAGCAAACTGGCGGAATTCTCCGCTAGCGAACCGCTTGAGCTCGACGCGGGAACAGAGCTTGCGCCCTGGCAAATTGCTTATGAGACCTACGGCGAGCTGAACGCGGAAAAGACAAACGCGGTCCTGATCTGCCACGCCTTGACCGGTGATCAATATGTGGCGTCCAGCAATCCAATCACGGGAAAACCGGGCTGGTGGACCCGCATGGTCGGCCCAGGACGCCCGATCGATACGGATCGCTACTTTGTGATCTGCGCCAATGTTCTTGGCGGATGCCTGGGCACAACCGGCCCCGCGACGACGAACCCGGCAACCGATGCGCCCTATGGCTTGAAGATGCCGGTGGTGACCATCCGCGACATGGTTCGCGCTCAGGCGCGCCTGATCGACCGCCTCGGCATAGACACGCTCTTTGCTGTCGTCGGCGGCTCCATGGGCGGCATGCAGGTACTGCAATGGGCGGCCAGCTATCCTGAACGGGTCTTCGCGGCCGTTCCGATTGCAGCCGGCGCCCGCCACTCGTCCCAGAACATCGCGTTTCACGAAGTCGGTCGCCAGGCGATCATGGCCGACCCGGACTGGTGCGGCGGCGTCTATATTGCAGCAGGCAAACGTCCGACCAAGGGGCTGTCGGTCGCGCGCATGGCAGCCCACATCACGTATATGTCCGACGAATCCCTGCATCAGAAATTTGGCAGAAACCTGCAGGACCGGGATGATCTGACCTTTGGCTTCGACGCCGATTTCCAGATCGAGAGCTATCTGCGCCATCAGGGCATGACCTTCGTCGACCGGTTTGATGCCAACTCCTATCTTTATGTCACCCGGGCGATGGACTACTTCGATCTGGCTGCTGAATTCGGCTCCCTGCCCGCCGCCTTCAAGGACAGCAAGACCCGGTTTTGCGTGATGTCCTTCACGTCAGATTGGCTGTTCCCCACATCGGAAAGCCGCGCGGTGGTCAAGGCGCTCAATGCCGCTGCCGCCAACGTATCCTTCGTCGAGATCGACAGCGACAGGGGCCACGATGCCTTCTTGCTCGACGTCCCGGAGATGTTCTCGACCATTCGCGGCTTCATCACCGGTGCGGCCAACGCGCGTGGCATTCCGGCGCCCGGAGGAAGTGACTGA
- a CDS encoding helix-turn-helix domain-containing protein has product MTDQPEGVPCPAPVIFSMIGGKWKLSILQILIFLGTKRFGELQRELDGITQTMLTKQLRALEDDGLVERKVFAEVPPRVEYSATEDALALKTMFETMHQWWVDRRETKSVEKVVYLQQ; this is encoded by the coding sequence ATGACTGATCAACCTGAAGGCGTTCCGTGCCCCGCACCCGTTATCTTCTCCATGATCGGTGGCAAATGGAAACTATCGATCCTCCAGATTCTGATCTTTCTGGGAACCAAACGTTTCGGCGAGTTGCAGCGGGAACTCGATGGGATTACCCAGACGATGCTGACCAAGCAACTCCGTGCGCTTGAAGACGACGGCTTGGTTGAGCGGAAGGTTTTTGCCGAGGTGCCCCCCCGGGTCGAATATTCTGCAACCGAAGATGCCCTGGCCTTGAAGACCATGTTTGAGACGATGCACCAGTGGTGGGTGGATCGGCGCGAAACAAAATCAGTCGAAAAAGTCGTTTATTTACAGCAATAG
- a CDS encoding methyltransferase domain-containing protein yields MYLDVADLRTFYDLPMGRLLRVLIGGRIRAIWPSLEGQSLLGIGYAGPFMRPYLGSAERCIAAMPAQQGAVGWPREADNAAVLVEDGRLPVSDAFFDRVLAVHALDHAADPSAILREAWRVLAPGGRMIAIVPNRRGLWSQSELSPFGYGRPYSRGQLKGLLRSCQFDVAAQDEALFLPPTRARFVLRSACTWEGIGRRMWPAFGGLLIMEAEKKVFRGLPVEGTRSALRVLKPVFVPEGAAAGLKPVRRSSAVTQPEP; encoded by the coding sequence ATGTATCTCGACGTTGCCGATCTGAGGACTTTCTATGATCTGCCCATGGGCCGGCTGCTGCGGGTTTTGATTGGCGGCCGGATCCGTGCCATCTGGCCGAGCCTTGAAGGCCAAAGCCTGCTCGGGATTGGCTATGCTGGACCGTTCATGCGACCGTATCTGGGGAGTGCGGAACGGTGTATCGCAGCCATGCCCGCACAACAGGGTGCTGTTGGATGGCCTCGCGAGGCCGACAATGCGGCGGTCCTCGTTGAGGATGGCAGGCTTCCTGTATCCGATGCGTTTTTTGACCGGGTTTTGGCAGTCCATGCGCTCGATCACGCGGCCGACCCTTCTGCCATCCTGCGTGAGGCCTGGAGAGTTCTGGCGCCAGGTGGGCGGATGATCGCCATCGTTCCGAACCGGCGTGGATTGTGGTCTCAGTCGGAGCTGTCGCCTTTTGGCTATGGCAGGCCATACTCACGGGGGCAGTTGAAGGGTCTCCTGCGCAGCTGCCAGTTTGATGTGGCAGCCCAGGACGAGGCGCTTTTCCTTCCCCCCACCAGAGCGCGGTTTGTTTTGCGCTCGGCGTGTACCTGGGAAGGAATCGGTCGCCGGATGTGGCCGGCATTTGGCGGCTTGCTGATTATGGAGGCGGAGAAGAAGGTCTTCCGGGGCCTCCCGGTCGAGGGCACCCGAAGTGCCCTCCGTGTGCTGAAGCCAGTCTTTGTTCCGGAGGGAGCAGCGGCTGGACTGAAGCCTGTGCGGCGCTCAAGCGCAGTGACCCAACCTGAGCCCTAG